From Corvus moneduloides isolate bCorMon1 chromosome 2, bCorMon1.pri, whole genome shotgun sequence, one genomic window encodes:
- the GPR83 gene encoding probable G-protein coupled receptor 83: MLSCFVWLSLPDLVIAFVTPGKLPLNGSLEKTFVIPNVSGFFSWDNDSLADWQSFVNRSRYGAESQSTTVKALLIAAYSFIIVFSLFGNVLVCHVVIKTKRVHSATSLFIVNLAVADIMITLLNTPFTLARFVNSTWIFGKGMCHVSRFAQYCSLHVSALTLTAIAVDRHQVIMHPLKPRISTGKGVIYISVIWIMATCFSLPHAIYQKLFTFEYSEDVTRCLCLPDFPEPADLFWKYLDLTTFILLYVLPLLIISAAYVTVAKKLWLRNVIGDVTTEQYFVLRKKNKKTIKMLMLVVILFAVCWFPLNCYVLLLSSQTIHTNNALYFAFHWFAMSSTCYNPFIYCWLNDSFRSELKALLNMCRKAPRPTEQRLPSTVPSYRMAWPENGNLKRLQASQVLPPSSNIQSGKTDISAVEPVVAVS; encoded by the exons ATGTTGTCCTGTTTTGTCTGGCTCAGCCTCCCCGACTTGGTTATCGCCTTTGTGACCCCAGGAAAGTTGCCCCTCAATgggagcctggagaagactttTGTAATCCCGAACGTGTCGGGTTTCTTTTCCTGGGATAATGACAGCCTGGCCGACTGGCAGAGCTTTGTGAACAGGAGCCGGTACGGAGCGGAATCTCAGAGCACGACGGTGAAAGCCCTGCTCATCGCGGCGTACTCCTTCATCATTGTCTTCTCCCTCTTCGGCAACGTCCTGGTCTGTCATGTTGTCATCAAGACGAAGCGCGTTCACTCTGCCACCAGCTTGTTCATTGTGAACCTGGCTGTAGCCGATATCATGATCACGCTCCTCAACACACCTTTCACGCTG GCTCGTTTTGTGAACAGTACCTGGATCTTTGGGAAGGGGATGTGCCATGTCAGTAGATTTGCACAGTACTGCTCCCTCCACGTCTCTGCCTTGACCCTTACAGCCATTGCTGTGGACAGGCACCAG GTTATAATGCACCCTCTGAAACCTCGCATATCTACTGGAAAAGGTGTTATCTACATCTCTGTAATCTGGATCATGGCAACTTGTTTTTCCCTACCACATGCTATCTACCAAAAGCTCTTTACCTTTGAATACAG TGAGGATGTTACCCGGTGCCTGTGTCTGCCAGATTTCCCTGAGCCTGCCGACCTCTTTTGGAAGTACCTTGATTTAACAACCTTCATTCTGCTCTACGTGCTGCCCCTTCTGATCATCTCTGCTGCCTACGTGACAGTGGCAAAGAAACTCTGGCTGCGCAATGTCATCGGGGACGTCACCACTGAGCAGTACTTTGTCCTTCGCAAAAAGAATAAGAAGACCATCAAGATGCTGATGCTCGTTGTCATCCTCTTCGCAGTTTGCTGGTTCCCCTTGAATTGCTatgtcctcctcctctccagccagACCATCCACACCAACAATGCCCTGTACTTCGCCTTCCACTGGTTTGCAATGAGCAGCACCTGCTACAACCCCTTCATCTACTGCTGGCTCAATGACAGCTTCCGATCGGAGCTGAAGGCTTTGCTCAACATGTGCAGAAAAGCCCCCAGGCCCACGGAACAGAGGCTTCCCTCCACTGTCCCATCCTACCGAATGGCTTGGCCAGAAAATGGCAACCTCAAGAGGTTGCAGGCCTCCCAAGTCCTTCCACCATCCTCCAACATCCAGTCAGGAAAGACAGACATCTCTGCAGTTGAGCCAGTAGTAGCTGTGAGCTAA